The genomic DNA CTCAGGAACATCGTCAGCCGCGTCATCGGGTTCAAGGGCGATGCGCTCTTCCCCATGGCCCAGACCCAGGCGGCCCTGGAAAAGTGCCTGGAACTGCGCGACGCAGGCGTTCCCTGCGTGGTCTTTGTGGAGCGGATGCTGGGCGACAAGCCGACCACCGACTTCATCATCCGCCTCAAGCGCGAGTTTCCCGTAGTGCGCATGATCGTGCTCACCTGGGAGGCCACACGCGAAACCGTGGCCTACTTCTTCGAGCTTGGCGTCAGCCAGGTGCTGGTCAAGCCCGCCTCGGCCAACAAGGTCATCGAGGATCTGGCGGCCACCATCCACCCGCCCTCGGTGCTCAAGAAGCAGATGGACCGCTGCGCGTCGCTCCTTGACGCGGGCGAGTACGACGCGGCCCTGGAAGTGACGGACCGCATCCTGCTGCTCAAGCCGGACTGCGCGCCCGGACTGGTCATGCGCGGCGATGCGCTCATGGGCATCGGGGAGGCGGACAAGGCTGTTCAGGCATACATGGCCGCCCACGAGAGCCGACCCATCTTCATGGCCCCGCTGATCAAGCTGGCAGCCGCCTTTGACAGGATGGAGGACGAGCGCGCCCTGGCCTACATGAAGGAACTCGACGAGATCAGCCCCCTCAACCCGGAACGCAAGATAGAGCTGGCCAGACAGCACCTGCAACGCGACGAGACCGAAAAGGCCGAGGCGTACCTGACCGAGAGCGTCGAGCTGGCCGAGCGCGAGCATCTCAGCATCACGGGCGACCTGACCGAGCGCATCGTGGACGCCGTGGCCGCCCGCGCCCCGGACCTGGCCGCCAAGTACCTGATGCGCGTCCTTGACGGCAAACGGGTGCTGGGCCGCGACGACCTGGTCCATTTCAACCGGCTGGGCATCGTCCTGCGCGGCCAGGGCCGGTGGAAGGAGGCCGTGGATGTCTACAAGAAGGCCTTGAATATCGCCCAAGACGATCCAGCCATCCACTACAATATGGGCCTGGCCTACTGGGAGGGCGACGAGCGGCGCACCGCCATGGGGTGCTTCGAGGCGGCCCTCAGGCTCAACCCCCGCTTCTATGAGGGCAGCATGGGCGCGGCCATGAACATCGGCTCGCTACACCTCGATCTGCGCCAGTACGAGGACGCGGTCCCCTTCTTCGAGCACGTGCTTGAGCTTGACCCGCAAAACGACACCGCGCGCCGCAGGCTGGACAGGGCCAGAAAGCGTCTTCCCCCGGTTGACAGGCGCAGCCAGGAGCGCGAAGCCCAAGCCCGCGACGAGTACAACGTGGACGATCTGGTTGCAGCCCCGACCAAGGGCCAAAGGGACAAAGGCCAAAGGGACAAGAGACAAAAGGACAAAGGACAAAAGGACAGCGAGACGAAGAAGGGCCGCTCCGGCAAGATCACCCGGCTCGACTTCTGAGCCAGAAGCGGCCTGCCCGCCTAGCTTGCCGGACCCTGCGCGCCGGGCTTTCCAAGCATGAAGATGCCAAAGGCGGCCAGCAGGTTGGGCAGCAGGGTGATGACCCGCCCCCTGGTGTCGTGATGGTGGGTGGAGATGGCCACCTCCCTGACGATGGGCACGCCGAGATCCCGGCAAAACCGCCTGAAATCCGTGATGGGAATGACCCGGATGTTGGGGCTGTCGTACCACTGGTAGGGCAGCTCCCGCGATACGGGCGCGCGCCCGGTGAAGAACATCTGGAGGCGGTTCCGTATGTGCGTGAAGTTGGGGAACGAGACGATGCACCGGCTGCCCACGCGCAGCATCTCGCGGATGAGCATGGCCGGGTCGTAGACCTGTTGCAGGGTCTGGGAGAGGATGACGTAGTCAAAGGCGTTGTCCGGATAGTCCCCGATCTCCTCGTAGATGTCGCCGTGGATGACCGAGAGCCCTTTGGCTATGGCCTCGCCCGCGGCCTTTTCGTCGATCTCTATGCCCGTGCCCAGAGTCCCCTTTTCCCGACGCAGATGATTGAGCAGCGAGCCGGTGCGGCAGCCGAGGTCGAGCACCCGCGAGCCGGGCTCGATCCAGGAGGCGATGACCTGGAGATCAAAGCGCATGGGTTCCTCTCTCTTCGCACTCCCCGGCG from Pseudodesulfovibrio aespoeensis Aspo-2 includes the following:
- a CDS encoding tetratricopeptide repeat protein, yielding MASHQFDQIVRSFLETGAIVYLSDDAVFIRALRNIVSRVIGFKGDALFPMAQTQAALEKCLELRDAGVPCVVFVERMLGDKPTTDFIIRLKREFPVVRMIVLTWEATRETVAYFFELGVSQVLVKPASANKVIEDLAATIHPPSVLKKQMDRCASLLDAGEYDAALEVTDRILLLKPDCAPGLVMRGDALMGIGEADKAVQAYMAAHESRPIFMAPLIKLAAAFDRMEDERALAYMKELDEISPLNPERKIELARQHLQRDETEKAEAYLTESVELAEREHLSITGDLTERIVDAVAARAPDLAAKYLMRVLDGKRVLGRDDLVHFNRLGIVLRGQGRWKEAVDVYKKALNIAQDDPAIHYNMGLAYWEGDERRTAMGCFEAALRLNPRFYEGSMGAAMNIGSLHLDLRQYEDAVPFFEHVLELDPQNDTARRRLDRARKRLPPVDRRSQEREAQARDEYNVDDLVAAPTKGQRDKGQRDKRQKDKGQKDSETKKGRSGKITRLDF
- the metW gene encoding methionine biosynthesis protein MetW yields the protein MRFDLQVIASWIEPGSRVLDLGCRTGSLLNHLRREKGTLGTGIEIDEKAAGEAIAKGLSVIHGDIYEEIGDYPDNAFDYVILSQTLQQVYDPAMLIREMLRVGSRCIVSFPNFTHIRNRLQMFFTGRAPVSRELPYQWYDSPNIRVIPITDFRRFCRDLGVPIVREVAISTHHHDTRGRVITLLPNLLAAFGIFMLGKPGAQGPAS